The region GACGAAAGCGGCGGGTCAGTCTGGGGGTGTATCCCGGCATGCCCCTGAAGGAGGCACGGGAATCTTATACCGCCCTTCGGGGGCAATTGGATCGTGGAGTTGATCCAGTTGAGTGGCAGCAGGACCAGGAAAGCAAAGCGGTAGAGGCCAAGCGCAAAGAAGAGCAAACCTTCACCGTAGCCGATCTGGTGGAAGAGTATATCGAGCGGTGGGCCAAACCTCGGAAACGCTCCTGGAAAGAGGATGCCCGCATGCTCCACAAGGATGTGGTTTCCCGTTGGGGCAAGCGCAAGGCGAAGGATATCAAGCGCCAGGATGTGGTTCGGCTCCTGGATGCCCTTCAGGATCGGGGGGCGACCGTCACCACCAACCGCACCCTGGCTGTAGTGCGCAAGATGTTCAACTTTGCTGCCGAACGGGGGGTGGTGGATGCCTCCCCTTGCGCTGGCATTCGTGCCCCCATCCAAGAAAAACAGCGGGACCGGGTGTTGTCGGAAGAAGAAATCCACGCCTTCTGGACCAACCTGGACGTAGCCCGCATGAGTGAAGGTTCACGACTGGTACTGAAGCTGCAACTCCTGACAGCCACCCGCAAGGGAGAGGTGATTGTGGCTGCTTGGGAGGATTTTGACCTGAAAGGGGCTTGGTGGACCATCCCCGCCGATATAGCCAAAAACAAGATGCCTCACCGGGTGCCCCTCTCCCAGGAGGCCCTGGCCGTGCTGGTACACATCAAAACCCTGTCCGGGGAATCCCCCTGGCTCTTCCCCTCCCGGATCCCCGGCAAGCACATCATCCCCACCAGTGTGGATCATGCGGTTCGAAAGAATCTGGAAATCTTGGGGGCGGGCCAGCTTGTCCCCCATGATCTACGCCGCACAGCTGCTTCCCACATGACCGGCATGGGCATATCCCGACTGGTGGTCTCCAAGCTTCTCAACCACGTTGAAAGCGGAAT is a window of Magnetococcales bacterium DNA encoding:
- a CDS encoding tyrosine-type recombinase/integrase encodes the protein MRFTDRFIKNLKPKPERYDLREGDGFGIRVAPSGTKTWQFVYKLKGRKRRVSLGVYPGMPLKEARESYTALRGQLDRGVDPVEWQQDQESKAVEAKRKEEQTFTVADLVEEYIERWAKPRKRSWKEDARMLHKDVVSRWGKRKAKDIKRQDVVRLLDALQDRGATVTTNRTLAVVRKMFNFAAERGVVDASPCAGIRAPIQEKQRDRVLSEEEIHAFWTNLDVARMSEGSRLVLKLQLLTATRKGEVIVAAWEDFDLKGAWWTIPADIAKNKMPHRVPLSQEALAVLVHIKTLSGESPWLFPSRIPGKHIIPTSVDHAVRKNLEILGAGQLVPHDLRRTAASHMTGMGISRLVVSKLLNHVESGITAVYDRHSYDKEKRAALDAWGRKVNEIVTGQEESNVIHLAVG